The sequence below is a genomic window from Acidimicrobiales bacterium.
GCTGACCGGCACGCCGGCCTGCGTCGACAGGAAATCGACGTAGTCGCGGGCCTCCTGGGGCAGCTGCGACAGCGCCGTCACCTGGGACAGGTCGGTCCGCCAGCCGGGCAGCTCCTCGTACACGGGCCGGATCTGGTGCAGTACCGACTGGTGGTAGGGCACGTGCTCGTAACGCACCCCGTCGGCCTCGTAGGCGACGCACACCTTCAACGTCTCGAAGGTATCGAGCACGTCGAGCTTGGTGAGGGCGATCTCCGAGAGCGAGTTGAGGTGCACGGCGTGGCGCAACATCACGGCGTCGAACCAACCGGTTCGCCGTCGCCGGCCCGTGTTGGTGCCGAACTCGTTTCCCCGGTCGACCATGAGCGCACCATTGTCGTCATGGAGCTCTGTCGGGAACGGGCCCGATCCCACCCTGGTGACGTACGCCTTGGCGATCCCGATGACGCGGGAGATGTCCCGCGGCCCGATGCCCGATCCGGTACAGGCGCCCCCGGCGCACGGGTTCGACGAGGTGACGAAGGGGTACGTGCCGTGGTCCAGATCGAGGAACGTCGCCTGGGCCCCCTCCAACAGGATGCTCGACTCCTGCGCCAGGGCCCGGTGGACCAGGGCGACCGTGTCGTCGACCATCGGCTCGATCCTGGGCGCGAGCTCCCCCAGGTAGTTGTCGACGATGTCGTCGGCCGATAGCGGCAGGCGGTTGTACACCTTGGCCAGGACGGCGTTCTTCTCTTTCAGCGCCACCTCGAGCTTCTGTCGGAAGATCTTCGGGTCGAGCAGGTCCTGGACCCGGAGCCCGACCCTGGCCGCCTTGTCGGCGTAGGCGGGACCGATCCCCCGCTTGGTCGTCCCCAGTCGGTTCTTGCCCAGGTAACGCTCGGTCACCCGATCCAGCTCGTGGTGATAGGGCATGATCAGGTGGGCGTTGCCGCTGACCTTGAGCCGGCTGCAGTCGATGCCTTTCTGCCCGAGGGTGTCGATCTCGTCGATGAGCACGGCCGGGTCCACGACCACGCCGTTGCCGATGACCGGGGTGATGTGGTCGTACAGCACCCCGCTCGGGACCAGCTGGAGAGCGAAGGTCTCGCCGTCGACCACGAGGGTGTGGCCGGCGTTGTGCCCGCCCTGGTAGCGGACCACGAGCTGCATCTCCCGGGCGAGCAGGTCGGTGAGCTTGCCCTTTCCCTCGTCGCCCCACTGGGTTCCGACGACCACGGTCGCGGGCACGCGCCTCCTCATGACCGATCTCAACGGCGAGCCGAGCATACCGGGGCCCGTGGGTGGGTGCTCCCGCCCCCGGGCCGAGCTGCGCCGCGTCGCAGCCGCGGCTCAGCGGCGGCGGCCCCGGTAGGGCACCGGCGACTGGCTGAGCGGGACGAGGTCCCGCCGATAGTGGCGGTGGGTGCGCTCGATGGCCTCGCGCGCCTCGCGGCGGGCCTCGACCAGCTCCCGACCCAGCCCCTCGACCAGGGCCTCCAGCTCGATGACCCGACGCACGCCCTCGAGGTTGAGGCCGGCGTTGGTCAGCTCCTGGATCCGCCGCAGGCGCTCGATGTCGCGCTCGCTGTAGCGTCGGCTCCCGCCGCCGGTCCGGGCCGGGTCGACGAGGCCCTTCCGCTCGTAGATGCGCAACGTCTGGGGATGGACTCCTGCCAGCTCGGCGGCCACCGAGATCACGTACACCGCCCGGCTGCTCACCGGCACAGGCTGCGGGTCCGGTCGTCGCATGGTCGTCATGGTCGCGTCACACCCCCAGGTGATCTCTCGGGGACTCCTCGGAGGCCGTTGCCAGCGCCTCCACGGCCTCGCGCTGGGCGTCCGTCAGGTGAGGCGGCACTGCCACCTGCACCGTGACCAGCAGGTCCCCCGGCTTCTTGCCGCCAGGCACGCCTCTCCCCCGGACCCGGAAGG
It includes:
- a CDS encoding MerR family transcriptional regulator, translating into MRRPDPQPVPVSSRAVYVISVAAELAGVHPQTLRIYERKGLVDPARTGGGSRRYSERDIERLRRIQELTNAGLNLEGVRRVIELEALVEGLGRELVEARREAREAIERTHRHYRRDLVPLSQSPVPYRGRRR
- a CDS encoding adenylosuccinate synthase, which translates into the protein MPATVVVGTQWGDEGKGKLTDLLAREMQLVVRYQGGHNAGHTLVVDGETFALQLVPSGVLYDHITPVIGNGVVVDPAVLIDEIDTLGQKGIDCSRLKVSGNAHLIMPYHHELDRVTERYLGKNRLGTTKRGIGPAYADKAARVGLRVQDLLDPKIFRQKLEVALKEKNAVLAKVYNRLPLSADDIVDNYLGELAPRIEPMVDDTVALVHRALAQESSILLEGAQATFLDLDHGTYPFVTSSNPCAGGACTGSGIGPRDISRVIGIAKAYVTRVGSGPFPTELHDDNGALMVDRGNEFGTNTGRRRRTGWFDAVMLRHAVHLNSLSEIALTKLDVLDTFETLKVCVAYEADGVRYEHVPYHQSVLHQIRPVYEELPGWRTDLSQVTALSQLPQEARDYVDFLSTQAGVPVSLVGVGPGREQFVRFAA